A region of Bradyrhizobium sp. SZCCHNS1050 DNA encodes the following proteins:
- a CDS encoding PAS domain S-box protein — protein sequence MPEKDIAEVIAVPRVFLDSLGIGISIVDSATGHIRFANAECCRIVGYTLEQLKTGGLTFVDLTHPEDRERNRLQHDKLLAGEIATYQLDKRYLQPDGSVVWGRVTVNPVRDARGRLKWFCAVVEDITTTRILEEQLAAAEKLAGLSTFNLIVDADESKGDFPPASPSSLRDMLCHVHPEDRNGLEQVIRRAIMKRTGYTRDYRVLGKAGAVRWVRGMATSVYSPSDGRTHLVGATIDVTADHLDRDSQVPESIRRILEHIETNWDQKISIQQLAVRYGVSPRTVYQYFAKSGVSLAEKIKLTRIQHAHRMLYDAKAGDTVTSIALRCGFSNPGHFAREYRKIYGETPSESLRQASLPLAARGEAAAAPSAR from the coding sequence ATGCCAGAGAAGGACATTGCCGAAGTCATCGCGGTGCCGAGGGTGTTTCTCGACAGCCTCGGCATCGGCATCTCGATCGTCGACAGTGCAACGGGACATATCCGGTTTGCGAACGCCGAATGCTGCCGGATCGTCGGATACACGCTGGAGCAGCTCAAGACCGGTGGGCTGACCTTTGTCGATCTGACGCATCCAGAGGACCGGGAGCGCAATCGGCTGCAGCACGACAAGCTGCTTGCAGGCGAGATCGCGACCTATCAGCTCGACAAGCGCTATCTCCAGCCGGACGGAAGCGTCGTGTGGGGACGCGTGACCGTCAATCCGGTCAGGGACGCCAGGGGCCGCCTGAAGTGGTTCTGCGCCGTGGTCGAGGACATCACGACAACCAGGATCCTGGAAGAACAGCTTGCAGCCGCGGAGAAGCTCGCTGGGCTGTCGACGTTCAACCTGATCGTCGATGCAGACGAGTCCAAGGGAGATTTTCCGCCGGCGTCGCCATCGTCGCTGCGCGACATGTTGTGCCACGTGCATCCCGAGGATCGGAACGGGCTCGAGCAGGTCATCCGTCGTGCGATCATGAAGCGAACCGGCTACACGCGCGACTACCGGGTGCTTGGCAAAGCCGGTGCGGTGCGCTGGGTCCGTGGCATGGCGACCTCCGTCTACAGCCCGTCCGACGGACGAACCCATCTCGTCGGCGCGACGATCGACGTCACCGCGGATCATCTCGATCGCGATAGCCAGGTGCCGGAGTCCATTCGCAGGATCCTGGAACACATTGAGACGAACTGGGATCAGAAGATATCGATCCAGCAACTCGCGGTTCGCTACGGCGTCAGCCCCCGCACGGTCTATCAGTACTTCGCGAAGAGTGGTGTGTCCTTGGCCGAGAAGATCAAGCTGACGCGAATCCAACATGCGCACCGCATGCTGTATGATGCGAAAGCGGGTGACACGGTGACGTCGATCGCCCTGCGATGTGGCTTCAGCAATCCGGGGCATTTCGCCAGGGAGTATCGAAAGATCTATGGTGAGACGCCGTCGGAAAGTCTGAGGCAGGCGTCATTGCCGCTGGCGGCGCGGGGTGAAGCCGCCGCTGCTCCGTCCGCCCGCTGA
- a CDS encoding IS30 family transposase, with amino-acid sequence MGIRKKRSTRGKLGSLGRPPVAGRAEQQKFWRGIAAGLNSENAALAAGLSDAVGPRLFRKAGGVAPAMFRPSAKPLSGRHLSFSEREEIALLNAQRHSVREIARRLNRSPSTISRELDRNAATHGGKMAYRATAAQWHADRSARRPKPSKLASNAALRAYVEERLAGFVAPPGGVRRKAGRAGSSQDQGWTKAWSPEQIARRLPIDFPDDEAMRISHEAIYQALFVQGRGALKRELSSCLRTGRALRVPRARTRKRSKGFISPEIMISERPAEVADRAVPGHWEGDLIVGSASSAIGTLVERSTRFTMLLHLPRLPGFDDGPRTKDGPALSGHGAEAVRDAITRTIVTLPKELRRSLTWDQGTEMAQHSDLKIDTDLQIYFCDPRSPWQRGTNENTNGLLRQYFPKGTDLSVYDADEIAAVAAALNSRPRKTLGWKTPAEALDELLSRMKTLGVATTA; translated from the coding sequence ATGGGCATTCGAAAGAAACGGTCAACGCGGGGCAAGCTGGGATCATTGGGGCGCCCACCAGTTGCGGGGCGTGCGGAACAGCAGAAATTTTGGCGTGGGATTGCCGCTGGGTTGAACAGCGAGAATGCTGCGCTGGCTGCTGGATTATCGGATGCTGTCGGCCCCCGATTATTTCGAAAAGCGGGCGGCGTGGCACCGGCAATGTTCCGACCTTCAGCGAAGCCGCTCTCCGGACGGCACCTCTCTTTTTCTGAGCGCGAAGAGATTGCGCTGCTGAATGCGCAGCGCCATTCTGTACGAGAGATAGCGCGGCGTCTCAATCGATCTCCCTCGACCATCTCCCGTGAACTCGATCGCAATGCGGCCACGCACGGCGGCAAGATGGCCTATCGGGCGACGGCCGCCCAGTGGCATGCAGATCGATCGGCCCGGCGTCCTAAGCCGAGCAAGCTTGCAAGCAACGCCGCCTTGCGCGCTTATGTTGAAGAGCGGCTTGCAGGGTTTGTCGCACCTCCAGGCGGCGTTCGGCGGAAGGCCGGTCGTGCGGGCTCTAGCCAGGATCAGGGGTGGACGAAAGCGTGGAGTCCCGAGCAGATTGCCCGGCGCTTACCGATCGACTTCCCGGATGACGAGGCGATGCGCATCAGCCACGAAGCCATTTACCAGGCGCTTTTTGTTCAGGGCCGAGGAGCGCTGAAACGCGAGTTGTCGTCCTGTTTGCGAACGGGACGTGCGCTGCGCGTGCCCCGAGCGCGTACGCGGAAGCGCAGCAAAGGCTTCATATCGCCAGAGATCATGATCAGTGAGCGTCCGGCCGAAGTCGCGGATCGAGCTGTGCCGGGACATTGGGAAGGAGATCTGATCGTCGGCTCCGCCAGCTCGGCAATCGGCACGCTGGTCGAACGCAGCACGCGGTTTACAATGCTCCTGCACCTTCCACGGCTGCCGGGGTTTGACGATGGCCCACGTACGAAGGATGGGCCTGCGCTCTCCGGACACGGAGCTGAAGCGGTACGCGATGCGATCACGCGCACCATCGTCACCTTGCCCAAAGAACTCCGCCGCTCGCTAACCTGGGATCAGGGGACCGAAATGGCTCAACACAGTGACCTCAAGATCGATACAGACCTTCAGATCTACTTCTGCGATCCAAGAAGCCCCTGGCAACGTGGCACGAACGAGAACACGAATGGCCTGCTGCGGCAGTACTTCCCGAAAGGTACCGATCTGAGCGTCTACGATGCTGACGAGATCGCCGCCGTGGCCGCAGCGCTCAATTCCCGACCGAGAAAGACGCTAGGATGGAAAACTCCAGCAGAAGCGCTTGACGAGCTGCTGTCACGAATGAAAACACTTGGTGTTGCGACCACCGCTTGA
- a CDS encoding ATP-binding protein: MPTLTVQAAGLQGAPVWAWLQVVSNGLIASAFFTIAFVVGTFLRRRWRDVMFRGIVGALATFVAVVGVTRLLAIVDLWVPTSTITDVINVFLGVTSIGIIVIMIKMLPQLLVLPTRITLQKAYAQLEEEIRQRRAAEAMVRRFQEIEANEAQVRQAQKMEAIGQLTGGVAHDFNNILTVITGTIEILADAVKDKPQLAGIAGMISAAAERGADLTRHLLAFSRRQPLQPRATDINALIVEAGRLLRPTLGEQIEIESMLAHDSAPALIDPSQLSTAILNLALNARDAMPDGGKLTLETKNVTLDEHYAQLNRDAKPGSYVMIAVSDTGQGIPAPLLDKVFEPFFTTKDVGKGSGLGLSMVYGFVKQSNGHVKIYSEEGHGTTVKLYLPRAAGLPETPAAEPGRPAVARGDETILIVEDDALVRDYVVAQVRRLGYRTLSASNAADGLTIIDSQERIDLLFTDVIIPGGMNGRQLAIEAEKRRPGLKVLYTSGYTENAIVHHGRLDADVLLLAKPYVSADLARMIRTALEA; the protein is encoded by the coding sequence ATGCCGACGTTGACGGTGCAAGCGGCGGGTCTGCAGGGAGCGCCGGTATGGGCATGGCTGCAGGTCGTATCCAACGGACTGATCGCCAGCGCCTTCTTCACCATCGCCTTCGTCGTCGGCACGTTCCTGCGGCGGCGCTGGCGCGACGTCATGTTCCGCGGAATCGTCGGGGCGCTTGCGACCTTCGTGGCCGTCGTCGGGGTCACCCGCCTGCTTGCGATCGTCGATCTCTGGGTACCGACCTCGACCATCACGGACGTCATCAACGTCTTTCTCGGCGTCACCTCGATCGGAATCATCGTCATCATGATCAAGATGCTGCCGCAGCTTCTGGTGCTGCCGACGCGCATCACCTTGCAGAAGGCCTATGCGCAGCTCGAGGAGGAGATCCGGCAGCGCCGCGCCGCGGAAGCGATGGTGCGGCGATTCCAGGAAATCGAGGCCAACGAGGCCCAGGTCCGTCAGGCGCAGAAGATGGAGGCGATCGGCCAGCTCACCGGCGGCGTCGCGCACGACTTCAACAACATCCTGACCGTCATCACCGGGACGATCGAGATCCTTGCCGATGCGGTCAAGGACAAGCCCCAGCTCGCAGGCATCGCCGGCATGATCAGCGCCGCCGCCGAGCGCGGCGCCGATCTGACCCGGCACCTGCTCGCCTTCTCGCGCCGCCAGCCGCTGCAGCCGCGCGCCACCGACATCAATGCGCTCATCGTCGAGGCCGGCCGTCTGCTGCGGCCGACGCTCGGCGAGCAGATCGAGATCGAATCGATGCTGGCCCATGACAGCGCGCCGGCGCTGATCGATCCGAGCCAATTGTCGACCGCGATCCTCAACCTCGCGCTCAATGCGCGCGACGCGATGCCGGACGGCGGCAAGCTGACCCTGGAGACCAAGAACGTCACGCTCGACGAGCACTACGCGCAACTGAACCGCGACGCCAAGCCCGGAAGCTACGTCATGATCGCGGTCAGCGACACCGGCCAGGGCATTCCGGCTCCACTGCTCGACAAGGTGTTCGAGCCGTTCTTCACCACCAAGGACGTCGGCAAGGGATCGGGCCTCGGGCTGAGCATGGTCTACGGCTTCGTCAAACAATCGAACGGCCACGTCAAGATCTACAGCGAGGAAGGCCACGGCACGACGGTCAAGCTCTATCTGCCGCGCGCCGCCGGACTGCCGGAGACGCCGGCCGCAGAGCCCGGCCGGCCGGCGGTCGCGCGCGGCGACGAGACCATCCTGATCGTCGAGGACGATGCGCTGGTGCGCGACTACGTCGTGGCTCAGGTGCGCCGTCTCGGCTATCGCACCCTGTCGGCCAGCAATGCCGCCGATGGGCTGACAATCATCGACAGCCAGGAACGCATCGACCTGCTGTTCACCGACGTCATCATTCCCGGCGGCATGAACGGCCGGCAGCTCGCCATCGAGGCCGAGAAGCGCCGCCCCGGGCTGAAGGTGCTCTACACATCTGGCTACACCGAGAACGCGATCGTGCATCATGGCCGGCTCGATGCCGACGTGCTGCTGCTGGCGAAGCCGTATGTCAGCGCCGACCTCGCGCGCATGATCAGGACGGCGCTGGAAGCGTAA
- a CDS encoding phosphocholine-specific phospholipase C: MSNTIAHNRREFLRLLGASAATAALGQSIERAHAIPAFNRHGSIEDVKHIVVLMQENRAFDHYFGAMRGVRGFNDPRAVKLPNGNPVWQQPNGAGAVMPFRVDNAGQVYVEDVAHGWNDGQKAWNNGNYDKWIANKGTTTMTCLNRQDLPWHYALADAFTVCDSYFCSVMGPTDPNRYYLWTGWDGNDGKGGGPVITNAEAGYDWTTFPERLEKAGISWKVYQDVGLGLTAEGSWGWTQNPWIGNYGDNSLLYFHQYQNSQAGSPLYEKALRGSNIANGGTFENLFDGLRNDVRNGTLPQVSWIAAPEAFSEHPNWLPGPGAWYISKVLDILTSNPELWSKTALLINYDEGGGFFDHVVGPYPAMSQAWGQSTVDVSTDLFAGDGSHVAGPYGLGVRVPMLVVSPWSRGGFVCSEVFDHTSVIRFIERRFHHKAPDLFESNIPAWRRAVCGDLTSAFNFTSPNEGMAPLPSTAGYKPPAADITSGARFDDYHPVPPAKQALPQQEPGIRPARPLPYDLRVDGDADAAHKTFAIRFANPGQAGACFHVRSGNTATGPWSYTVEAGKSLHGVWDLAASAGQYDLSVYGPNGFFRHFKGGVATTAALVDVDTVHLCDWDDDDDSRSLAIALTNKGASCVVTLADNYTGRSERHRLQRGQRLETRVRLQQTHGWYDLTVTTDSDANFNWQLAGHVENGRPSISDPAMGRIAAT, encoded by the coding sequence ATGTCGAACACGATCGCGCACAACCGGCGCGAGTTCCTGCGGCTGCTCGGAGCGTCGGCTGCGACCGCCGCCCTCGGCCAGAGCATCGAGCGCGCGCATGCCATTCCGGCGTTCAACCGCCACGGCAGCATCGAGGACGTCAAGCACATCGTGGTGCTGATGCAGGAGAACCGCGCCTTCGATCATTATTTCGGCGCGATGCGCGGCGTCCGCGGCTTCAACGATCCGCGCGCCGTGAAGCTGCCGAATGGCAATCCGGTGTGGCAGCAGCCGAACGGCGCGGGGGCAGTGATGCCGTTCCGCGTCGACAATGCCGGCCAGGTCTATGTCGAGGACGTCGCCCATGGCTGGAACGACGGCCAGAAGGCCTGGAACAACGGCAACTACGACAAGTGGATCGCCAACAAGGGCACCACGACCATGACCTGCTTGAACCGGCAGGATCTGCCCTGGCACTATGCGCTGGCCGACGCCTTCACGGTGTGCGATTCCTATTTCTGCTCGGTGATGGGCCCGACCGATCCGAATCGCTACTACTTGTGGACCGGTTGGGACGGCAACGACGGCAAGGGCGGCGGCCCGGTCATCACCAATGCGGAAGCCGGCTACGACTGGACCACGTTTCCGGAGCGGCTGGAGAAGGCCGGCATCTCCTGGAAGGTCTACCAGGACGTCGGTCTCGGCCTGACGGCGGAAGGCTCCTGGGGCTGGACCCAGAATCCGTGGATCGGCAATTACGGCGACAACTCGCTGCTGTATTTCCACCAGTATCAGAATTCGCAAGCAGGCAGCCCGCTATACGAGAAGGCGCTGCGCGGCAGCAACATCGCCAATGGCGGCACGTTCGAGAATCTGTTCGACGGGCTGCGCAACGACGTCCGCAACGGCACCCTGCCGCAGGTGTCGTGGATCGCAGCTCCGGAGGCGTTCAGCGAGCATCCGAACTGGCTGCCCGGGCCGGGCGCCTGGTACATTTCCAAGGTGCTCGACATCCTGACGTCGAACCCCGAGCTGTGGAGCAAGACCGCGCTGCTCATCAACTACGACGAGGGCGGCGGATTCTTCGACCATGTCGTCGGCCCGTATCCGGCGATGTCGCAGGCCTGGGGCCAGTCGACCGTCGATGTGAGCACGGACCTCTTCGCTGGCGACGGAAGCCACGTTGCCGGCCCCTACGGACTAGGCGTCCGCGTGCCGATGCTGGTGGTGTCGCCGTGGTCGCGCGGCGGCTTCGTGTGCTCGGAAGTGTTCGACCACACGTCTGTGATCCGCTTCATCGAGCGCCGCTTCCATCACAAGGCGCCCGATCTGTTCGAGAGCAACATCCCGGCGTGGCGGCGCGCGGTGTGCGGCGATCTCACCTCGGCGTTCAACTTCACTTCGCCCAACGAAGGCATGGCGCCGCTGCCGAGCACGGCCGGCTACAAGCCGCCGGCCGCCGACATCACCTCCGGTGCCCGCTTCGACGACTATCATCCGGTGCCGCCGGCCAAGCAGGCGTTGCCGCAGCAGGAGCCGGGCATTCGCCCGGCGCGCCCGCTGCCCTACGATCTCAGGGTCGATGGCGACGCCGATGCTGCGCACAAGACGTTCGCGATCCGCTTCGCCAATCCGGGGCAGGCGGGCGCCTGCTTCCACGTCCGCTCCGGCAACACCGCGACCGGTCCGTGGAGCTACACCGTCGAAGCCGGGAAATCGCTGCACGGCGTGTGGGACCTCGCGGCCAGCGCCGGCCAGTACGATCTGTCGGTGTACGGCCCGAACGGCTTCTTCCGCCACTTCAAGGGCGGCGTCGCCACCACCGCCGCGCTGGTCGACGTCGATACGGTCCATCTCTGTGATTGGGATGATGACGACGATTCGCGCAGCCTTGCGATCGCGCTCACCAACAAGGGGGCGAGCTGTGTCGTGACACTGGCCGACAACTATACGGGACGCAGCGAGCGGCACCGCCTGCAGCGTGGCCAGCGGCTGGAGACGCGGGTTCGCCTGCAGCAGACCCATGGCTGGTACGACCTGACGGTCACGACGGACAGCGATGCCAACTTCAACTGGCAGCTCGCGGGTCACGTCGAGAACGGCCGGCCCAGCATCAGCGACCCGGCGATGGGCAGGATCGCCGCGACCTGA
- a CDS encoding ATP-binding protein: MTVAIEMGQTAAGSPAALDLEELLATRLLVQGNSGSGKSHLLRRLLEQSAPWVQQTIIDPEGDFVTLAERFGHLVIAAEDHTERALQVAGERARMHRVSTVLNLEGLDAENQMRRAAAFLNGLFEISRDHWYPMLVVVDEAQLFAPAVAGEVSDEARKASLGAMTNLMCRGRKRGLAGVIATQRLAKLAKNVAAEASNFLMGRTFLDIDMARAADLLGMERRQAEAFRDLERGQFMALGPALSRRPLGLRIGPTDTKPRNATPRLMPLPEASLEDARAVILAAPPPETNARPQRKPQPELLDQLMAAKSAALELRPEPPAPAVSEEELAERKARVERVLRAVLAEPDAGFRAVGVLYQEFVVRCRIEGLGTAVPDLNEFRRMLTRARAGLGGDETADDAGWQDVTLRASLLPEDMQGVFMMIARAAKDGRPCPSDAAIARAYGSHSLRRAQRLLTYIEDQGLIVCQLDGAGRRIVTLVELAWATAPGDPNADDAAPEGLVTSSS; this comes from the coding sequence GGCGGGATCGCCTGCGGCCCTGGACCTCGAGGAACTGCTGGCGACCCGGCTCCTGGTGCAGGGCAATTCCGGCTCCGGCAAGTCGCATCTCCTGCGCCGCCTGCTGGAGCAGAGCGCGCCCTGGGTGCAGCAGACGATCATCGACCCGGAGGGCGACTTCGTCACGCTGGCCGAGCGATTCGGCCATCTCGTGATCGCGGCCGAGGACCACACCGAGCGCGCGCTGCAGGTCGCCGGCGAACGGGCGCGGATGCATCGCGTCTCGACGGTGCTCAACCTCGAAGGCCTCGACGCCGAGAATCAGATGCGGCGCGCGGCCGCCTTTCTCAACGGCCTGTTCGAGATCTCCCGCGACCACTGGTACCCGATGCTGGTCGTGGTCGACGAAGCCCAGCTGTTCGCACCGGCCGTCGCGGGCGAAGTCTCCGACGAGGCCCGCAAGGCCTCGCTCGGCGCGATGACCAACCTGATGTGCCGCGGCCGCAAGCGTGGGCTGGCGGGCGTGATCGCGACGCAACGACTGGCGAAGCTCGCCAAGAATGTCGCGGCCGAGGCCTCGAACTTCCTGATGGGCCGCACCTTCCTCGACATCGACATGGCCCGCGCCGCCGACCTGCTCGGCATGGAGCGGCGCCAGGCCGAGGCGTTCCGCGATCTCGAGCGCGGCCAGTTCATGGCGCTCGGCCCCGCGCTGTCGCGCCGTCCACTCGGCCTGCGCATCGGCCCGACCGACACCAAGCCGCGCAACGCGACGCCGCGGCTGATGCCGCTGCCGGAGGCCTCGCTCGAGGACGCCCGCGCGGTGATTCTCGCCGCACCGCCGCCCGAGACCAACGCGCGGCCGCAGCGCAAGCCGCAACCGGAGCTGCTCGACCAGCTCATGGCGGCGAAGTCCGCCGCGCTCGAGCTGCGCCCCGAACCGCCAGCACCCGCCGTCAGCGAGGAGGAGCTCGCCGAACGCAAAGCCCGCGTCGAGCGCGTGCTGCGCGCGGTCTTGGCCGAGCCCGACGCCGGCTTCCGCGCCGTCGGCGTGCTCTACCAGGAATTCGTCGTCCGCTGCCGCATCGAGGGGCTGGGCACGGCCGTGCCCGACCTCAACGAGTTCCGCCGCATGCTGACCCGCGCCCGCGCCGGGCTCGGCGGCGACGAGACGGCCGACGATGCCGGCTGGCAGGACGTCACGCTGCGCGCCTCGCTGCTGCCTGAGGACATGCAGGGCGTGTTCATGATGATCGCCCGCGCCGCCAAGGACGGCCGCCCCTGCCCGAGTGACGCGGCGATCGCCCGCGCCTATGGCTCGCATTCGTTGCGCCGGGCGCAGCGCCTGCTGACCTATATCGAGGACCAGGGGCTCATCGTCTGCCAGCTCGACGGTGCCGGCCGCCGCATCGTCACCCTCGTCGAACTTGCCTGGGCGACGGCGCCCGGCGATCCCAATGCCGACGACGCAGCACCCGAAGGTCTCGTCACCTCGTCATCTTGA